A stretch of the Halorussus salinus genome encodes the following:
- a CDS encoding DUF7344 domain-containing protein, protein MDGNPFITDQQTAAVDLDELFEVLADGHRRRLLGYFDDTDDDVAAFSDLVEHVAAESDAVANDDRQRVAVNLHHNHVPKLEDANLVEYDPRSETVRYRGSSVVSDWIELARAYESGSHRA, encoded by the coding sequence ATGGACGGTAACCCGTTCATTACCGACCAACAGACAGCGGCCGTGGACTTAGACGAACTCTTCGAGGTCCTCGCGGACGGCCATCGGCGTCGTCTCCTCGGATACTTCGACGACACCGACGACGACGTTGCGGCGTTTTCGGACCTCGTCGAACACGTCGCCGCCGAGTCAGACGCGGTAGCGAACGACGACCGCCAGCGAGTCGCCGTGAACCTCCACCACAATCACGTGCCGAAGTTGGAGGACGCGAACCTCGTGGAGTACGACCCGCGGAGCGAGACGGTCCGGTATCGAGGCAGTTCGGTCGTCAGCGATTGGATCGAACTGGCCCGTGCCTACGAATCCGGCTCGCACCGGGCGTAA
- a CDS encoding sugar phosphate nucleotidyltransferase has translation MKAVVLAGGYATRLWPITKHRPKMFLPVGDSTVIDQIFAELEADDRIDEVYVSTNERFAEDFRDHLADSEFDKPRLTVEDTTEEDEKFGVVGALAQLFDRENITEDTLVIAGDNLISFGVSDFVDFFQDKGSPTLAAYDVGSRERAKSYGLVELDGDEVVDFQEKPDDPASTLVSIACYAFTAETIPLLDEYLENGNNPDEPGWFVQWLQQRDSVYAYTFDEAWFDIGTPESYLEAVGWKLDGENQIADSATVENTTLGDNVHVMPRAEVVNSSVNNSIVFPNATIRDCDIRDSIIDEKTRVENMDLAGALIGAHTQILNGE, from the coding sequence ATGAAAGCCGTCGTTCTTGCGGGTGGGTACGCGACGCGACTCTGGCCGATTACGAAGCACCGCCCCAAGATGTTCCTGCCGGTCGGTGACTCGACGGTCATCGACCAGATTTTCGCGGAACTGGAAGCGGACGACCGAATCGACGAGGTGTACGTCTCGACCAACGAGCGGTTCGCCGAGGACTTCCGGGACCACCTCGCCGACAGCGAGTTCGACAAGCCGCGCCTCACTGTCGAAGACACTACCGAGGAGGACGAGAAGTTCGGCGTCGTCGGCGCGCTCGCCCAACTGTTCGACCGCGAGAACATCACCGAAGACACCCTCGTCATCGCGGGCGACAACCTCATCAGCTTCGGCGTGAGCGACTTCGTGGACTTCTTCCAAGACAAGGGTTCGCCGACGCTCGCGGCCTACGACGTGGGGTCGCGCGAGCGGGCCAAGTCCTACGGGCTGGTCGAACTCGACGGCGACGAAGTCGTGGACTTCCAAGAGAAGCCCGACGACCCGGCGAGTACGCTGGTCTCCATCGCGTGCTACGCGTTCACCGCCGAGACCATCCCGCTACTGGACGAGTATCTGGAGAACGGCAACAACCCCGACGAACCCGGCTGGTTCGTCCAGTGGCTCCAGCAACGCGACTCGGTGTACGCCTACACCTTCGACGAGGCGTGGTTCGACATCGGCACGCCCGAGAGCTACCTCGAAGCGGTCGGCTGGAAACTCGACGGCGAGAACCAGATCGCCGACTCCGCCACCGTCGAGAACACCACGCTCGGCGACAACGTCCACGTCATGCCCCGCGCGGAGGTCGTCAACTCCAGCGTCAACAACTCCATCGTCTTCCCCAACGCGACGATTCGGGACTGCGACATCCGCGACTCCATCATCGACGAGAAGACTCGCGTCGAGAACATGGACCTCGCCGGGGCGCTCATCGGTGCCCACACCCAGATTCTGAACGGGGAGTAG